From a region of the Candidatus Coatesbacteria bacterium genome:
- a CDS encoding glycosyltransferase has translation MRIVLYYHSVMPVSKYGGSQRVVMWLGRGLAELGHHVYLMSFPGSRADFAECIWVSNQRDLVRKLPADAEVVHLRSNPELEFPRPVLVTIGGNYSDGRRFHPDTVFLSRSHARRHYARRFVYNGLDPTDYEFRPAPAGYLLFLSKVRWKVKGVHWALEVARRTGLPLIVAGGWRPTLRRNVRFVGMVGDERKRELLAGARALIFPTLWPEPFGNVVTEALAAGTPVITTNNGAMPELVTEEVGFRCDSVEEMVAAVGRLDEIAPRACRRRVEEHFNHRRLAADYLELYRLLLERGTILEPGEEPPRAPVDGLRW, from the coding sequence TTGCGGATCGTGCTCTACTACCATTCGGTGATGCCGGTCAGCAAGTACGGCGGCTCCCAGCGCGTGGTGATGTGGCTGGGCCGCGGCTTGGCCGAGCTGGGCCACCACGTCTACCTGATGAGCTTTCCGGGTTCCCGGGCCGATTTCGCCGAGTGTATCTGGGTCAGCAATCAGCGCGACCTGGTGCGCAAGCTGCCCGCCGACGCCGAAGTTGTCCACCTGCGTTCCAATCCCGAGCTCGAGTTCCCGCGCCCCGTGTTGGTAACCATCGGCGGTAACTACTCCGACGGCCGCCGCTTCCACCCCGACACCGTCTTCCTCTCCCGCTCCCACGCCCGCCGCCATTACGCCCGCCGCTTCGTCTACAACGGCCTGGACCCGACGGACTACGAGTTCCGCCCTGCTCCCGCGGGCTACCTGCTGTTTTTATCCAAGGTGCGCTGGAAGGTCAAGGGCGTCCACTGGGCCCTCGAGGTGGCCCGCCGCACCGGGTTGCCCCTGATCGTCGCCGGGGGTTGGCGGCCGACGCTGCGGCGCAACGTCCGCTTCGTGGGCATGGTGGGCGACGAGCGCAAGCGTGAGCTGTTGGCCGGCGCCCGGGCCCTGATCTTTCCCACCCTCTGGCCCGAGCCCTTCGGCAACGTCGTCACCGAGGCCCTGGCCGCCGGCACCCCGGTGATCACCACCAACAACGGCGCCATGCCCGAGCTGGTCACCGAAGAGGTCGGCTTCCGCTGCGATTCCGTCGAGGAGATGGTGGCCGCCGTCGGCCGCCTGGACGAGATCGCCCCCCGCGCCTGCCGCCGCCGCGTCGAGGAGCATTTCAACCACCGCCGCCTGGCCGCGGATTATCTGGAACTGTACCGGTTGCTGCTGGAACGGGGGACGATCCTCGAGCCGGGTGAGGAACCGCCCCGGGCCCCCGTCGACGGACTGCGCTGGTGA